In a genomic window of Urocitellus parryii isolate mUroPar1 chromosome 2, mUroPar1.hap1, whole genome shotgun sequence:
- the Ccdc70 gene encoding coiled-coil domain-containing protein 70 translates to MFPFKVSKWMGLACLRSLVVSSPNIRQKKLIHKLQEEKAFREEMRIFREKIEDFREEMWNFRGKIRAFRGQILGFWEEERPFWEEEKTFWKEEKTFWEMEKFFREEEKTFWKKYRTFWKEDKAFWKEDNALWERDRNLLQEDKALWEEEKALWVEERALLEEEKALWEDKKSLWEEENALWEEEKAFWVEGGGHIPRELVPADGPYDANGGPQSPAFPRGRA, encoded by the coding sequence ATGTTTCCTTTCAAGGTGAGCAAGTGGATGGGACTGGCCTGCCTCCGGTCGCTGGTAGTCTCCTCGCCCAACATCCGCCAAAAGAAACTGATCCACAAGCTCCAAGAGGAAAAGGCGTTTCGGGAAGAGATGAGAATTTTCCGTGAGAAAATAGAAGACTTCAGGGAAGAGATGTGGAATTTCCGGGGCAAGATCCGGGCTTTCCGGGGCCAGATCTTAGGTTTTTGGGAAGAGGAGAGACCTTTCTGGGAAGAGGAGAAAACTTTCTGGAAAGAGGAGAAAACCTTCTGGGAAATGGAGAAATTTTTCCGGGAAGAAGAGAAAACCTTTTGGAAGAAATACCGTACCTTCTGGAAGGAAGATAAGGCCTTCTGGAAAGAGGACAACGCCTTGTGGGAAAGAGACAGGAACCTTCTCCAGGAGGACAAAGCCctgtgggaggaagagaaggccctgtgggtggaggagagagccctcctggaggaggagaaggcccTGTGGGAAGATAAGAAGTCCCTCTGGGAGGAAGAGAATGCTCTCTGGGAGGAAGAGAAAGCTTTCTGGGTGGAAGGCGGCGGCCATATTCCCAGGGAGCTGGTGCCTGCGGACGGGCCCTACGACGCCAATGGAGGGCCGCAGTCCCCAGCCTTCCCCAGAGGCCGCGCCTAG